One genomic segment of Gadus chalcogrammus isolate NIFS_2021 chromosome 3, NIFS_Gcha_1.0, whole genome shotgun sequence includes these proteins:
- the LOC130379405 gene encoding N-acyl-aromatic-L-amino acid amidohydrolase (carboxylate-forming) A-like, whose product MDHLGFKPLSRVAVCGGTHGNEMSGVYLLKELQVSQPERVRSFSLSTLLVNPRAVDACRRYTEKDMNRCFTDALLSAPTTATTPYEVTRAQEVNGQLGPKGSEKAVDLICDLHNTTANMGLCIITHVSDWLGLHLFKYLQEKITSAPVRLIVLKSPFSEVYSLESVSKHGFTLEVGPQPQGVLRADIYNLMREGVNRALEWVESFNSGTVFEGGEVEAYFDVDTKDYPRDPKTQELTAAIHPQLQDNDFCLLKPGDPAFVSLSGETICYEGEALYPFFVNEGAYYEQNTAFKLAQRETLLLPAISVKKPQ is encoded by the exons ATGGATCACTTAGGGTTCAAACCCCTGTCCAGGGTGGCCGTCTGCGGTGGCACCCATGGCAATGAGATGAGTGGGGTGTACCTCTTGAAGGAGCTGCAGGTGTCCCAGCCGGAGAGGGTCAGGTCGTTCTCGCTGAGCACCCTGCTGGTGAACCCGCGGGCCGTGGACGCGTGCAGGAGATACACAGAGAAGGACATGAACCGCTGCTTCACCGACGCCCTGCTCAG TGCCCCGACAACGGCGACCACCCCGTACGAGGTGACGCGGGCCCAGGAGGTGAACGGCCAGCTTGGGCCGAAGGGCAGCGAGAAGGCCGTAGATCTGATCTGTGATCTGCACAACACCACCGCCAACATGGGCCTCTGCATCATAACTCACGTCTCCGATTGGCTAGGCCTGCACCTCTTCAAGTACTTGCAG GAGAAAATAACATCAGCCCCCGTGAGGTTAATTGTATTAAAGAGCCCCTTCTCAGAGGTGTACTCCTTGGAATCCGTGAGCAAACATGGCTTCA CGTTAGAGGTGGGACCCCAGCCTCAAGGGGTCCTACGGGCCGACATCTACAACctgatgagagagggggtgaaCCGTGCCCTGGAGTGGGTTGAGAGTTTCAACTCTG GGACTGTGTTTGAAGGGGGCGAGGTTGAAGCATACTTTGACGTGGATACGAAAGACTATCCCAGAGATCCCAAGACCCAAGAGCTGACTGCTGCCATCCATCCCCAACTACAG GACAACGACTTCTGCCTGCTGAAGCCCGGAGACCCGGCGTTCGTGTCCCTCTCTGGCGAGACCATCTGCTACGAGGGAGAAGCGCTGTACCCTTTCTTCGTGAACGAAGGAGCCTACTATGAGCAGAACACAGCCTTCAAGCTGGCGCAGAGGGAGACCCTGCTCTTACCGGCCATCAGTGTGAAGAAGCCACAATAA
- the LOC130379406 gene encoding claudin domain-containing protein 1-like yields the protein MVDNRYATALVIGSVLSLLATVYLSVAVGTQHWYQYRIRPAPSNNAANTSELVKDFINGDFNEKNYSETMFRLNGTLGLWWRCIMVPSETHWYKEPNPKMASQCVSFTLPQQFASKYREPGNETSGEDLFRTYMWRGQFLLPLVSVALVFLSGLVGVCACLCRSITPTLGVGVLHLLAGLCSLGTVCCFLVGVDLLPHNASPSEAAEGALGWSLYLALISAPLQMMAAALFLWAARSHRKSYTRMTAYRVA from the exons ATGGTTGATAACCGGTACGCCACAGCCCTGGTCATCGGCTCCGTGTTGAGCCTTTTGGCCACGGTGTACCTCTCTGTGGCCGTGGGAACGCAACACTGGTATCAGTACCGCATCCGACCTGCCCCCTCGAACAATGCAGCCAATACCTCAGAACTGGTCAAGGACTTCATCAATGGGGACTTCAACGAGAAGAACTACAGTGAAACTATGTTTCGACTGAATGGAACTCTAGGTCTGTGGTGGAGGTGCATCATGGTGCCCAGTGAGACACACTGGTATAAAGAACCAA ATCCTAAAATGGCGAGTCAGTGTGTGAGTTTCACTCTTCCCCAGCAGTTTGCTTCAAAGTACAGAGAACCTGGGAACGAGACCAGTGGGGAGGATCTGTTCAGGACCT aCATGTGGAGGGGCCAGTTCCTGCTGCCCCTGGTGTCTGTTGCACTGGTGTTCCTGAGCGgcctggtgggtgtgtgtgcctgcctctgCCGCAGCATCACCCCAACTCTGGGTGTAGGAGTTCTCCATCTCCTGGCAG gtctGTGTTCGCTGGGCACGGTGTGCTGTTTCCTCGTGGGCGTGGACCTCCTGCCCCACAACGCGTCACCGTCTGAGGCTGCGGAGGGCGCGCTGGGCTGGTCTCTGTACCTGGCACTCATCTCCGCCCCACTGCAGATGATGGCGGCCGCCCTCTTCTTGTGGGCCGCGCGCAGCCACCGCAAAAGCTACACCCGCATGACGGCGTACCGCGTGGCCTAG
- the tbc1d9 gene encoding TBC1 domain family member 9 isoform X2 gives MWINPEDVLLASALWITERANPYFILQKRKGHGDGGGGLAGLLVGTMDVVLDSSARVAPYRILYQTPDSLVYWIIAHGTSRKEITEHWEWLEHNLLQTLSIFENENDITTFVKGKVQGIIAEYNKNQEFKEDDDTDKFKEAIAKFRKLFGMPEEEKLVNYYSCSYWKGKVPRQGWLYLSINHVCFYSYLLGKEAKLVVRWADITQLDKSATLLLPEVIRVSTRARHHLFSVFLNINETFQLAEQLANIAMRQLLDNKGFEQDRSLPKLKRKSPQKVSALKRDLDARAKSERYRALFRLPKDEKLDGHTDCTLWTPFNKRHILGQMFVSTNYICFNGKEETVCSLIIPLREVTIVEKADSSNVLPSPLSISTKNRMTFLFANLKDRDFLVQRISDFLQQTTSKIYLEREPTGSLTSSDDEVSSQLGSLLSCSPPRSSLGSDGERQFNLNDSSVPTATQALMTMYRRRSPEEFNPKLAKEFLKEQAWKNHLTEYGQGVCMYRTEKTKDLVLQGIPENMRGELWLLFSGAINEMVTHPGYYEDLVEKSMGQYNLATEEIERDLHRSLPEHPAFQNEMGIAALRRVLTAYAFRNPNIGYCQAMNIVTSVLLLYAKEEEAFWLLVALCERMLPDYYNTRVVGALVDQGVFEELAREYVPQLYDCMQDLGVISTISLSWFLTLFLSVMPFESAVVVVDCFFYEGIKVIFQLALSVLHANIHQLLECKDDGEAMTVLGRYLDSVTNKDSTLPPIPHLHSLLTDNGEPHPEVDIFKLVRSSYEKFGSIRADVIEQMRFKQRLRVIQTIEDTTKRNVVRTIVTETPFGIDELEELFVLFKTEHLTSCYWGGGTNLSERHDPSLPYLEQYRINVEQFRGLFVLLFPWANEAHSDPLAARFFRLLDHNGDALINFREFISGLSVLCYGDLTDKLKILYKMHVLPDVSTDEPDSAFEATQYFFEDITPETSMVKKLQTSDYRHYLKIWNQDSKSNPESTKNLPKLNQGQFIELCKTLYSMFSEDLAEQELYHATATVTSLLLEMGEVGKMFCCPGPRSQDHEDRDRDREGCPPPDRPTADCSARSQEPAEPGAFQQTRLNETLFTADADSDESKTSTENRDGEEEEVEQTAPLQDVRLEEDQSSPKEAGTLSSAAAMLTSDDETKDDTSVSSYSVLSAGSHELDDNKLQCEDIADDTVLVRSHGNHQDDDDDDSGGDGGGGGGGGGGNADRRGDDGGERGDRGSLPHSTSIDKDWSITFEQFLASVLTEHALVQYFEKPVDMLARITNAKNMRKVGRTSLSFSDYEISLSG, from the exons ATGTGGATCAATCCGGAAGATGTGTTGTTGGCGAGTGCTTTATGGATCACCGAACGGGCGAACCCCTACTTCATCCTTCAGAAACGGAAGGGGCAcggggatggaggtggaggtttggCAG GTCTGCTGGTGGGAACTATGGACGTGGTGTTGGACTCCAGCGCTAGAGTGGCTCCGTACCGGATCCTCTACCAGACCCCAGACTCTCTGGTCTACTGGATTATCGCTCATG ggaCTTCCCGTAAGGAGATCACGGAACACTGGGAGTGGCTGGAACACAATCTGCTGCAGACGCTCTCCATCTTCGAGAACGAGAACGACATCACCACCTTCGTCAAAGGAAAAGTGCAG GGTATCATAGCGGAGTACAACAAGAACCAGGAGTTTAAAGAAGACGACGACACAGACAAGTTCAAGGAGGCCATCGCTAAATTCCGCAAGCTGTTTGGCATGCCTGAGGAGGAGAAGCTGGTCAACTACTACTCCTGCAGCTACTGGAAGGGCAAGGTGCCGCGCCAGGGCTGGCTCTACCTGAGCATCAACCACGTGTGCTTCTACTCCTACCTGCTGGGCAAAGAGG CTAAGCTGGTGGTGCGGTGGGCGGACATCACCCAGCTGGATAAGAGCGCCACCCTGCTGCTGCCCGAGGTCATCAGGGTGAGCACGCGGGCGCGCCACCATCTCTTCTCCGTCTTCCTCAACATCAACGAGACCTTCCAGCTCGCCGAGCAGCTGGCCAACATCGCCATGCGGCAGTTGCTGGACAACAAGGGCTTTGAGCAGGACCGCTCGCTGCCCAAGCTCAAGAGGAAGTCCCCCCAGAAGGTGTCCGCCCTCAAGAG GGACTTGGATGCCAGAGCCAAGAGCGAGCGCTACCGTGCATTGTTTCGCCTGCCGAAGGATGAGAAGCTGGACGGACACACGGACTGCACTCTCTGGACGCCCTTCAACAAGAGACACATCCTGGGCCAGATGTTCGTCTCCACCAACTACATCTGCTTCAACGGCAAGGAGGAGACTGTGTGCAGCCTCATCATTCCCCTTCGTGAG GTGACCATTGTGGAGAAGGCGGACAGCTCCAACGTTCTGCCCAGCCCGCTGTCCATCAGCACCAAGAACCGCATGACCTTCCTGTTCGCCAACCTCAAGGACCGGGACTTCCTGGTCCAGAGGATCTCGGACTTCCTGCAGCAGACCACGTCCAAGATCTACCTGGAACGGGAGCCCACCGGAAGCCTGACCAGCTCCGACGACGAG gtGAGCTCCCAGCTGGGGTCTCTGCTGTCCTGCAGCCCCCCGCGCAGCAGCCTGGGCTCAGACGGCGAGCGGCAGTTCAACCTCAACGACAGCAGCGTGCCCACTGCCACGCAGGCCCTCATGACCATGTACCGCCGGCGCTCCCCCGAGGAGTTCAACCCCAAGCTG GCTAAGGAGTTCCTGAAGGAGCAGGCGTGGAAGAACCACCTGACGGAGTACGGCCAGGGCGTGTGCATGTACCGCACGGAGAAGACCAAGGACCTGGTGCTGCAGGGCATCCCGGAGAACATGAGAGGGGAGCTCTGGCTGCTCTTCTCCG GGGCGATCAACGAGATGGTGACCCACCCAGGGTACTACGAGGACCTGGTAGAGAAGTCAATGGGCCAGTACAACCTGGCCACAGAGGAGATCGAGAGGGACCTGCATCGATCGCTGCCCGAACACCCAGCCTTCCAGAACGAGATGGGCATCGCTGCCCTGCGCAGAGTCCTCACCGCCTATGCCTTCAGAAACCCCAACATAGGATACTGCCAG GCTATGAACATCGTGACATCGGTGCTGCTGCTCTATGCCAAAGAAGAGGAGGCCTTCTGGCTGCTAGTGGCTCTGTGTGAGAGGATGCTGCCTGACTACTACAACACCAGGGTCGTGG GAGCGCTGGTGGACCAGGGGGTGTTTGAGGAGCTTGCCCGGGAGTACGTGCCCCAGCTGTACGACTGCATGCAGGACCTGGGCGTCATCTCCACCATCTCCCTGTCCTGGTTCCTCACGCTCTTCCTTTCCGTCATGCCCTTCGAGAgcgccgtggtggtggtggactgcTTCTTCTATGAGGGCATCAAGGTCATCTTCCAGCTCGCGCTGTCGGTGCTGCACGCCAACATCCACCAGCTGCTGGAGTGCAAGGACGACGGCGAGGCCATGACCGTGCTGGGCAG GTACTTGGACAGTGTGACCAACAAGGACAGCACCCTCCCACCCATCCCccacctccactccctcctcaCAGACAATGGTGAACCACACCCGGAGGTGGACATCTTCAAGCTGGTCCGCAGCTCCTACGAG AAGTTTGGCTCTATCCGTGCAGATGTGATTGAGCAGATGCGTTTCAAACAGAGACTGAGAGTCATCCAGACTATTGAGGACACAACCAAGCGTAACGTG GTCCGTACTATTGTGACGGAGACTCCCTTCGGTATTGATGAACTGGAGGAGCTTTTTGTGTTGTTCAAG ACGGAGCACCTGACCAGCTGCTACTGGGGAGGGGGCACCAACCTGTCGGAGCGCCACGACCCCAGCCTGCCCTACCTGGAGCAGTACCGCATCAACGTGGAGCAGTTCAGGGGCCTCTTCGTGCTGCTCTTCCCCTGGGCCAACGAGGCccactctgaccccctggccgcaCGATTCTTCCGCCTGCTCGACCACAACGGAGACGCACTCATTAACTTCCGCGAGTTCATCAGCGGcctga GTGTTCTGTGCTATGGGGACCTGACAGATAAACTGAAGATTCTGTATAAGATGCACGTTTTACCTG ATGTCAGCACTGACGAACCAGACTCTGCTTTTGAAGCCACCCAATACTTCTTTGAAGACATCACCCCAGAGACATCAATGG TGAAGAAACTGCAGACGTCAGATTATCGCCATTATCTGAAGATATGGAACCAGGATTCCAAATCCAATCCAGAATCCACAAAAAACCTACCCAAACTGAACCAG GGCCAGTTCATTGAGCTGTGCAAGACGCTGTACAGCATGTTTAGCGAGGACCTGGCGGAGCAGGAGCTGTACCACGCCACGGCCACCGTCACAAGCCTGCTGCTGGAGATGGGCGAGGTGGGCAAGATGTTCTGCTGCCCCGGACCCCGGAGCCAGGACCACgaggaccgggaccgggaccgggaggGCTGTCCACCGCCAGACCGCCCCACAGCGGATTGTTCCGCGCGCTCCCAGGAGCCCGCGGAGCCTGGGGCTTTCCAACAGACACGCCTGAACGAGACTTTGTTCACCGCCGACGCCGATTCGGACGAGAGCAAGACGAGCACGGAGAACAGGgacggtgaagaagaagaagtagaacaGACGGCGCCGCTGCAGGAcgtgaggctggaggaggaccaGTCGTCGCCCAAAGAGGCGGGCACGCTGTCGTcggcggcggccatgttgaCGTCGGACGACGAGACGAAGGACGACACGTCCGTCTCCTCCTACTCGGTGCTCAGTGCCGGCTCCCACGAGCTGGACGACAACAAGCTGCAGTGCGAGGACATCGCCGACGACACTGTGCTGGTGCGTAGCCACGGCAACCAccaggacgatgacgacgacgactccggaggggacggaggaggaggaggaggaggaggaggcggcaaCGCGGATCGGCGTGGCGACGACGGCGGGGAGCGTGGCGACAGAGGAAGCCTTCCCCACAGCACCAGCATTGACAAGGACTGGTCCATCACCTTCGAGCAGTTCCTGGCCTCGGTGCTCACGGAGCACGCGCTGGTCCAGTACTTTGAGAAGCCCGTGGACATGCTGGCGAGGATCACTAACGCCAAGAACATGCGGAAAGTGGGGCGCACCTCACTGTCGTTCAGTGACTATGAGATCTCCCTCTCGGGCTGA
- the tbc1d9 gene encoding TBC1 domain family member 9 isoform X1, protein MWINPEDVLLASALWITERANPYFILQKRKGHGDGGGGLAGLLVGTMDVVLDSSARVAPYRILYQTPDSLVYWIIAHGTSRKEITEHWEWLEHNLLQTLSIFENENDITTFVKGKVQGIIAEYNKNQEFKEDDDTDKFKEAIAKFRKLFGMPEEEKLVNYYSCSYWKGKVPRQGWLYLSINHVCFYSYLLGKEAKLVVRWADITQLDKSATLLLPEVIRVSTRARHHLFSVFLNINETFQLAEQLANIAMRQLLDNKGFEQDRSLPKLKRKSPQKVSALKRDLDARAKSERYRALFRLPKDEKLDGHTDCTLWTPFNKRHILGQMFVSTNYICFNGKEETVCSLIIPLREVTIVEKADSSNVLPSPLSISTKNRMTFLFANLKDRDFLVQRISDFLQQTTSKIYLEREPTGSLTSSDDEVSSQLGSLLSCSPPRSSLGSDGERQFNLNDSSVPTATQALMTMYRRRSPEEFNPKLAKEFLKEQAWKNHLTEYGQGVCMYRTEKTKDLVLQGIPENMRGELWLLFSGAINEMVTHPGYYEDLVEKSMGQYNLATEEIERDLHRSLPEHPAFQNEMGIAALRRVLTAYAFRNPNIGYCQAMNIVTSVLLLYAKEEEAFWLLVALCERMLPDYYNTRVVGALVDQGVFEELAREYVPQLYDCMQDLGVISTISLSWFLTLFLSVMPFESAVVVVDCFFYEGIKVIFQLALSVLHANIHQLLECKDDGEAMTVLGRYLDSVTNKDSTLPPIPHLHSLLTDNGEPHPEVDIFKLVRSSYEKFGSIRADVIEQMRFKQRLRVIQTIEDTTKRNVVRTIVTETPFGIDELEELFVLFKTEHLTSCYWGGGTNLSERHDPSLPYLEQYRINVEQFRGLFVLLFPWANEAHSDPLAARFFRLLDHNGDALINFREFISGLSVLCYGDLTDKLKILYKMHVLPDVSTDEPDSAFEATQYFFEDITPETSMGNDRKGKDDGFVRVTFKTEKVKKLQTSDYRHYLKIWNQDSKSNPESTKNLPKLNQGQFIELCKTLYSMFSEDLAEQELYHATATVTSLLLEMGEVGKMFCCPGPRSQDHEDRDRDREGCPPPDRPTADCSARSQEPAEPGAFQQTRLNETLFTADADSDESKTSTENRDGEEEEVEQTAPLQDVRLEEDQSSPKEAGTLSSAAAMLTSDDETKDDTSVSSYSVLSAGSHELDDNKLQCEDIADDTVLVRSHGNHQDDDDDDSGGDGGGGGGGGGGNADRRGDDGGERGDRGSLPHSTSIDKDWSITFEQFLASVLTEHALVQYFEKPVDMLARITNAKNMRKVGRTSLSFSDYEISLSG, encoded by the exons ATGTGGATCAATCCGGAAGATGTGTTGTTGGCGAGTGCTTTATGGATCACCGAACGGGCGAACCCCTACTTCATCCTTCAGAAACGGAAGGGGCAcggggatggaggtggaggtttggCAG GTCTGCTGGTGGGAACTATGGACGTGGTGTTGGACTCCAGCGCTAGAGTGGCTCCGTACCGGATCCTCTACCAGACCCCAGACTCTCTGGTCTACTGGATTATCGCTCATG ggaCTTCCCGTAAGGAGATCACGGAACACTGGGAGTGGCTGGAACACAATCTGCTGCAGACGCTCTCCATCTTCGAGAACGAGAACGACATCACCACCTTCGTCAAAGGAAAAGTGCAG GGTATCATAGCGGAGTACAACAAGAACCAGGAGTTTAAAGAAGACGACGACACAGACAAGTTCAAGGAGGCCATCGCTAAATTCCGCAAGCTGTTTGGCATGCCTGAGGAGGAGAAGCTGGTCAACTACTACTCCTGCAGCTACTGGAAGGGCAAGGTGCCGCGCCAGGGCTGGCTCTACCTGAGCATCAACCACGTGTGCTTCTACTCCTACCTGCTGGGCAAAGAGG CTAAGCTGGTGGTGCGGTGGGCGGACATCACCCAGCTGGATAAGAGCGCCACCCTGCTGCTGCCCGAGGTCATCAGGGTGAGCACGCGGGCGCGCCACCATCTCTTCTCCGTCTTCCTCAACATCAACGAGACCTTCCAGCTCGCCGAGCAGCTGGCCAACATCGCCATGCGGCAGTTGCTGGACAACAAGGGCTTTGAGCAGGACCGCTCGCTGCCCAAGCTCAAGAGGAAGTCCCCCCAGAAGGTGTCCGCCCTCAAGAG GGACTTGGATGCCAGAGCCAAGAGCGAGCGCTACCGTGCATTGTTTCGCCTGCCGAAGGATGAGAAGCTGGACGGACACACGGACTGCACTCTCTGGACGCCCTTCAACAAGAGACACATCCTGGGCCAGATGTTCGTCTCCACCAACTACATCTGCTTCAACGGCAAGGAGGAGACTGTGTGCAGCCTCATCATTCCCCTTCGTGAG GTGACCATTGTGGAGAAGGCGGACAGCTCCAACGTTCTGCCCAGCCCGCTGTCCATCAGCACCAAGAACCGCATGACCTTCCTGTTCGCCAACCTCAAGGACCGGGACTTCCTGGTCCAGAGGATCTCGGACTTCCTGCAGCAGACCACGTCCAAGATCTACCTGGAACGGGAGCCCACCGGAAGCCTGACCAGCTCCGACGACGAG gtGAGCTCCCAGCTGGGGTCTCTGCTGTCCTGCAGCCCCCCGCGCAGCAGCCTGGGCTCAGACGGCGAGCGGCAGTTCAACCTCAACGACAGCAGCGTGCCCACTGCCACGCAGGCCCTCATGACCATGTACCGCCGGCGCTCCCCCGAGGAGTTCAACCCCAAGCTG GCTAAGGAGTTCCTGAAGGAGCAGGCGTGGAAGAACCACCTGACGGAGTACGGCCAGGGCGTGTGCATGTACCGCACGGAGAAGACCAAGGACCTGGTGCTGCAGGGCATCCCGGAGAACATGAGAGGGGAGCTCTGGCTGCTCTTCTCCG GGGCGATCAACGAGATGGTGACCCACCCAGGGTACTACGAGGACCTGGTAGAGAAGTCAATGGGCCAGTACAACCTGGCCACAGAGGAGATCGAGAGGGACCTGCATCGATCGCTGCCCGAACACCCAGCCTTCCAGAACGAGATGGGCATCGCTGCCCTGCGCAGAGTCCTCACCGCCTATGCCTTCAGAAACCCCAACATAGGATACTGCCAG GCTATGAACATCGTGACATCGGTGCTGCTGCTCTATGCCAAAGAAGAGGAGGCCTTCTGGCTGCTAGTGGCTCTGTGTGAGAGGATGCTGCCTGACTACTACAACACCAGGGTCGTGG GAGCGCTGGTGGACCAGGGGGTGTTTGAGGAGCTTGCCCGGGAGTACGTGCCCCAGCTGTACGACTGCATGCAGGACCTGGGCGTCATCTCCACCATCTCCCTGTCCTGGTTCCTCACGCTCTTCCTTTCCGTCATGCCCTTCGAGAgcgccgtggtggtggtggactgcTTCTTCTATGAGGGCATCAAGGTCATCTTCCAGCTCGCGCTGTCGGTGCTGCACGCCAACATCCACCAGCTGCTGGAGTGCAAGGACGACGGCGAGGCCATGACCGTGCTGGGCAG GTACTTGGACAGTGTGACCAACAAGGACAGCACCCTCCCACCCATCCCccacctccactccctcctcaCAGACAATGGTGAACCACACCCGGAGGTGGACATCTTCAAGCTGGTCCGCAGCTCCTACGAG AAGTTTGGCTCTATCCGTGCAGATGTGATTGAGCAGATGCGTTTCAAACAGAGACTGAGAGTCATCCAGACTATTGAGGACACAACCAAGCGTAACGTG GTCCGTACTATTGTGACGGAGACTCCCTTCGGTATTGATGAACTGGAGGAGCTTTTTGTGTTGTTCAAG ACGGAGCACCTGACCAGCTGCTACTGGGGAGGGGGCACCAACCTGTCGGAGCGCCACGACCCCAGCCTGCCCTACCTGGAGCAGTACCGCATCAACGTGGAGCAGTTCAGGGGCCTCTTCGTGCTGCTCTTCCCCTGGGCCAACGAGGCccactctgaccccctggccgcaCGATTCTTCCGCCTGCTCGACCACAACGGAGACGCACTCATTAACTTCCGCGAGTTCATCAGCGGcctga GTGTTCTGTGCTATGGGGACCTGACAGATAAACTGAAGATTCTGTATAAGATGCACGTTTTACCTG ATGTCAGCACTGACGAACCAGACTCTGCTTTTGAAGCCACCCAATACTTCTTTGAAGACATCACCCCAGAGACATCAATGG GTAACGACCGCAAGGGCAAGGATGATGGCTTTGTCAGAGTTACGTTCAAGACTGAAAAGG TGAAGAAACTGCAGACGTCAGATTATCGCCATTATCTGAAGATATGGAACCAGGATTCCAAATCCAATCCAGAATCCACAAAAAACCTACCCAAACTGAACCAG GGCCAGTTCATTGAGCTGTGCAAGACGCTGTACAGCATGTTTAGCGAGGACCTGGCGGAGCAGGAGCTGTACCACGCCACGGCCACCGTCACAAGCCTGCTGCTGGAGATGGGCGAGGTGGGCAAGATGTTCTGCTGCCCCGGACCCCGGAGCCAGGACCACgaggaccgggaccgggaccgggaggGCTGTCCACCGCCAGACCGCCCCACAGCGGATTGTTCCGCGCGCTCCCAGGAGCCCGCGGAGCCTGGGGCTTTCCAACAGACACGCCTGAACGAGACTTTGTTCACCGCCGACGCCGATTCGGACGAGAGCAAGACGAGCACGGAGAACAGGgacggtgaagaagaagaagtagaacaGACGGCGCCGCTGCAGGAcgtgaggctggaggaggaccaGTCGTCGCCCAAAGAGGCGGGCACGCTGTCGTcggcggcggccatgttgaCGTCGGACGACGAGACGAAGGACGACACGTCCGTCTCCTCCTACTCGGTGCTCAGTGCCGGCTCCCACGAGCTGGACGACAACAAGCTGCAGTGCGAGGACATCGCCGACGACACTGTGCTGGTGCGTAGCCACGGCAACCAccaggacgatgacgacgacgactccggaggggacggaggaggaggaggaggaggaggaggcggcaaCGCGGATCGGCGTGGCGACGACGGCGGGGAGCGTGGCGACAGAGGAAGCCTTCCCCACAGCACCAGCATTGACAAGGACTGGTCCATCACCTTCGAGCAGTTCCTGGCCTCGGTGCTCACGGAGCACGCGCTGGTCCAGTACTTTGAGAAGCCCGTGGACATGCTGGCGAGGATCACTAACGCCAAGAACATGCGGAAAGTGGGGCGCACCTCACTGTCGTTCAGTGACTATGAGATCTCCCTCTCGGGCTGA